The proteins below come from a single Jaculus jaculus isolate mJacJac1 chromosome 12, mJacJac1.mat.Y.cur, whole genome shotgun sequence genomic window:
- the LOC101617864 gene encoding zinc finger protein 474, with the protein MIRRPPTVVCYICGREYGTKSISIHEPQCLKKWHNENNLLPKELRRPEPKKPEVRTITAKGFYDLDALNEAAWTSAQSQLVPCNVCGRTFLPDRLIVHQRSCKPKAPK; encoded by the exons ATGATAAGGCGTCCACCAACAGTTGTTTGTTACATCTGTGGTCGTGAGTATGGAACAAAATCGATTAGTATCCATGAACCACAATGTCTGAAAAAATGGCATAACGAAAACAACTTGTTGCCTAAAGAACTGAGGAGGCCAGAACCTAAAAAACCAGAAGTCAGAACCATTACCG CCAAAGGGTTCTATGATCTGGATGCTTTAAACGAAGCTGCTTGGACTAGTGCCCAGAGCCAGCTGGTTCCCTGCAACGTTTGTGGGCGCACCTTCCTGCCAGACAGACTGATTGTCCACCAGCGATCTTGTAAACCCAAAGCCCCCAAGTAA